A part of Pectinophora gossypiella chromosome Z, ilPecGoss1.1, whole genome shotgun sequence genomic DNA contains:
- the LOC126380106 gene encoding uncharacterized protein LOC126380106, translating into MFLQRTMPSKFEEEFSKPVESIMRCEDFKSNFARRLSNRYITRSPVSSPKQDTALKLRVPDNGTETDPVQDNIPEIMVLGQQLSKNVILEQNGEAVKPPDKSPQKDTDMRRNEEEKHALTMEVETLRWQLAQTEANRQMHIALLKQIVAFLNRVKEHIESKNNDSGYKKEALPARLLPRSFNVADLPRSRSVVHVNKNAEYFLTTPKKISTRKISKSISNVNGFKDCNGIWSQSKLSLTPETDTSQKISEEMSRLITLANTVLSTKIPDLAYSCNDKKHQTNTRKESDNDNATEDLKKPNHDSITTLDQIDEVTSNIFDVKTVQDGIFTLKDTDIFVQKQNITLSNFSLPNSSLDCGLNGFSDLKLNEKEEIIAKDRSEIIIGTNKKLSIDKRNDFNSSNFIEDESGFSSMSSFQEIGIPIISVIPPSPCKEMGFMEDIPDVVDEDEKWKTDTLELEKQTVKVFWV; encoded by the exons ATGTTTTTGCAAAGAACGATGCCTTCGAAATTCGAGGAGGAGTTTAGCAAGCCTGTGGAGTCCATCATGAGGTGTGAGGATTTCAAGAGTAACTTCGCGAGGAGGCTCTCCAACCGCTACATCACGAGGTCACCAGTTTCTTCCCCGAAGCAAGACACTGCGTTGAAACTGCGTGTCCCGGACAATGGAACTGAAACGGACCCTGTCCAGGATAAT ATTCCAGAAATAATGGTGCTTGGCCAACAACTTTCTAAAAACGTCATTTTGGAGCAAAACGGCGAAGCTGTGAAGCCTCCAGACAAGTCGCCACAAAAGGATACTGATATGAGAAGAAATGAAGAAGAGAAGCACGCCCTGACCATGGAAGTCGAGACTCTGAGGTGGCAACTGGCACag ACTGAAGCAAATAGACAGATGCACATAGCTTTACTTAAGCAGATAGTAGCATTCCTGAACCGGGTGAAAGAACATATTGAGAGCAAGAACAATGACTCTGGTTACAAGAAGGAGGCCCTGCCGGCGAGGCTGCTGCCGCGGTCCTTCAATGTGGCAGACCTGCCTCGCTCTCGCTCTGTCGTACACGTCAACAAAAACGCAGAATACTTCCTGACAACAcccaaaaaaataagtacaagaaAAATAAGCAAATCCATCAGCAACGTTAACGGTTTCAAAGATTGTAACGGCATttg gAGCCAATCCAAGCTGTCACTAACTCCTGAAACGGATACTTCTCAGAAAATATCTGAAGAGATGTCTCGTTTGATCACTCTTGCCAATACCGTACTAAGCACTAAGATACCTGATCTTGCGTATTCCTGTAACGATAAAAAACATCAAACGAATACAAGAAAAGAATCGGATAATGATAATGCTACTGAAGATTTGAAAAAACCTAATCATGACTCAATCACTACATTGGATCAGATTGATGAGGTTACTTCAAACATCTTCGACGTAAAAACTGTTCAAGACGGTATTTTTACACTCAAGGATACTGATATTTTTGTCCAAAAGCAGAACATAACTCTAAGCAATTTTAGCCTTCCTAATTCCTCCCTGGATTGTGGGCTGAATGGCTTCTCTGACCTAAAGCTGAATGAAAAGGAAGAAATCATTGCTAAAGACCGATCGGAGATCATAATTGGCACAAACAAGAAACTGTCGATTGATAAAAGAAATGACTTCAACTCATCAAACTTCATTGAGGACGAGAGTGGTTTCTCGTCAATGAGTTCATTCCAAGAGATAGGCATACCTATAATAAGTGTCATACCACCATCTCCTTGTAAGGAGATGGGATTTATGGAAGACATCCCTGATGTAGTAGACGAGGATGAAAAGTGGAAGACTGATACTTTGGAACTTGAAAAGCAAACTGTGAAAGTATTTTGGgtttaa